Proteins found in one Clostridium kluyveri DSM 555 genomic segment:
- a CDS encoding phage major capsid protein, which produces MATSTTYNRAFWNVMKGKEENNQNLREGFDNAGAYVAPDEFREGFNTALAKENILRRFATVINLSSAEGKIQAVSSTGTADWVEDGDPIPESADTFTQFLVKSYKLASLVKLNRSFVTDMNFNLEKYLMGDFAKRFGKAEENALLNGNGTTQPTGILTADADVTTADNSTISFDEIISLYFSLKDEYRNNAVFIMHDNTAMLLRTLKDTSGSYLWNSSDNTIFGKPVVTSPYMPTVSAGAKSIVFGDLSYYWLIERQPITIKKLSELYALQGQIGFSAYERLDGKLIQPDALKILQIKA; this is translated from the coding sequence ATGGCAACATCAACAACTTATAATAGAGCGTTTTGGAATGTTATGAAAGGAAAAGAAGAAAATAATCAAAATCTAAGAGAGGGTTTTGATAATGCAGGAGCCTATGTCGCACCAGACGAGTTCCGAGAAGGCTTTAACACTGCTTTGGCAAAGGAGAATATACTCCGCAGATTTGCTACTGTTATCAATCTATCTTCTGCAGAAGGTAAAATTCAAGCGGTATCCTCAACAGGGACAGCAGATTGGGTTGAAGACGGAGATCCAATCCCCGAAAGTGCCGATACATTTACACAGTTTCTGGTGAAATCATACAAGCTGGCATCTCTTGTCAAGCTAAACCGCTCATTCGTCACCGATATGAACTTTAATCTTGAAAAATATCTGATGGGTGATTTTGCGAAGCGTTTTGGCAAGGCTGAGGAAAATGCATTGCTTAATGGAAATGGCACAACTCAGCCAACAGGTATACTTACGGCAGACGCAGATGTAACTACAGCAGACAATAGTACCATCTCTTTTGATGAGATTATCTCTCTGTATTTTTCATTAAAAGATGAATATCGCAATAACGCTGTGTTTATTATGCACGATAATACAGCCATGCTTCTTAGAACCCTTAAGGATACAAGCGGCAGTTATCTGTGGAATTCTTCAGACAACACCATCTTCGGAAAGCCTGTAGTTACCTCTCCATATATGCCTACAGTATCAGCAGGAGCGAAAAGCATTGTATTTGGAGATTTATCATACTACTGGCTGATTGAACGTCAACCAATAACGATAAAAAAATTAAGTGAGTTATATGCATTGCAGGGGCAAATTGGATTTTCTGCTTACGAGAGATTGGATGGCAAGCTAATTCAACCGGATGCTCTGAAAATATTACAAATAAAAGCTTAA
- a CDS encoding phage/plasmid primase, P4 family — protein MPQILKIKPQFCCWKYEERSGRKTKVPYNPVTRKRAKPNQRGTFKDFSSAVAAISDYDGIGFLVGNDICVIDLDDCFDSSGKLKPIAQSVVEAFSGCYMEHSPSGKGLHIFFKATGYDFDKTKYYINNRKLGVEVYVAGATNRFVTVTGNVYANGDIPEKSNELQMILDKYMLRPTPVKQLVDIESQSYLSDKSVIEKAFKSVNGERFKALWQGDTSGYASASEADLALCGMLAFWCGRDIGQMDRLFRKSGLMRDKWNRPQSGSTYGMITIQKAIASVTEVYKPGGKRSSATEDFLQGEYSLANLKTENNERYPWTDIGASRLFADYYKSFARYVPERKMWFCYENGIWTPDIGNLKVMEMCKSLANQLLTYALTIQDEHQRKAYIDYCRKWQSRRYRETVLKDAQSVYPISMAEFDQDPQVLNCANGTLFLTSMDFHPHNSEDRLTKISGVKYDPEAKSERWDRFIYEIMSGDEEKAKFLQKAFGYSISGDTRYECLFVLYGATTRNGKGTLCESILKVLGSYGCTARPETISLKKNNNSSSPSEDIARLAGVRFVNISEPSRGLVLNAAQVKSMTGGDTINARFLHENSFDFSPKFKLYINTNYLPVITDMTLFSSGRVVIIPFERHFDESEQDKNLKREFAKPKNQSAILNWLIEGYQLLKKEGLTLPDSVKTATEAYKRDSDKIALFFEDALEESPNSEVRTSEVYARYQRWCSANGCYSENARNFKQALTAIARVERKRPRSGGGMTTMLIGYKLTEEEFFLI, from the coding sequence TTGCCACAGATACTCAAAATTAAGCCACAGTTTTGCTGTTGGAAATATGAAGAGCGAAGTGGTAGAAAAACCAAAGTTCCCTATAACCCAGTAACGAGAAAAAGGGCAAAACCAAATCAACGTGGTACATTTAAAGATTTTAGTTCGGCGGTAGCTGCTATAAGTGATTATGATGGTATCGGATTTTTGGTGGGTAATGACATATGTGTTATCGACTTAGATGATTGCTTTGATAGCAGCGGTAAGCTTAAACCTATTGCCCAAAGTGTTGTAGAGGCTTTTAGTGGTTGCTATATGGAACACAGTCCATCTGGGAAAGGGTTGCATATTTTCTTTAAGGCCACTGGCTATGACTTTGACAAAACAAAATATTATATCAACAACAGAAAGCTGGGAGTTGAGGTCTATGTGGCTGGAGCAACAAACCGCTTTGTTACCGTAACAGGCAATGTGTATGCAAATGGTGATATACCGGAGAAATCGAATGAACTACAGATGATACTAGACAAGTATATGCTGCGTCCTACCCCTGTGAAGCAACTAGTAGATATAGAAAGCCAATCCTATCTGTCTGACAAGTCTGTTATTGAGAAGGCTTTTAAATCAGTAAACGGAGAAAGGTTCAAAGCATTGTGGCAGGGTGATACATCAGGCTATGCTTCTGCCAGTGAAGCTGATTTGGCACTTTGTGGTATGCTGGCATTTTGGTGTGGCAGGGATATTGGACAGATGGACAGACTTTTTCGGAAAAGTGGACTAATGCGGGATAAATGGAATAGACCGCAGTCCGGCAGTACTTATGGAATGATAACCATACAAAAAGCTATCGCAAGTGTCACTGAGGTATACAAACCGGGCGGCAAGCGTTCCTCAGCCACAGAAGATTTTTTACAGGGGGAATATTCCCTTGCTAATTTAAAGACTGAAAACAATGAGCGTTACCCTTGGACAGATATTGGGGCAAGCAGGCTGTTTGCTGATTATTATAAATCTTTTGCCCGCTATGTTCCCGAAAGGAAGATGTGGTTTTGCTATGAAAACGGCATATGGACTCCCGATATTGGTAATCTCAAAGTGATGGAAATGTGTAAATCATTGGCTAATCAACTGCTAACCTATGCTTTGACTATTCAAGATGAACATCAAAGAAAGGCATACATTGACTATTGCCGAAAGTGGCAGTCAAGAAGATACCGAGAAACGGTACTTAAAGATGCACAGAGTGTATATCCCATATCAATGGCTGAATTCGACCAAGACCCGCAGGTACTCAACTGTGCCAATGGAACATTGTTTTTAACATCCATGGATTTTCATCCCCACAACAGCGAGGACAGACTTACAAAGATATCTGGCGTTAAATATGATCCAGAAGCAAAAAGTGAGCGATGGGATAGATTTATTTATGAGATTATGAGCGGAGATGAGGAAAAGGCAAAATTCCTCCAAAAGGCCTTTGGTTACAGTATCAGCGGAGACACTCGGTATGAATGCCTGTTTGTTCTCTATGGTGCTACAACTCGAAACGGTAAAGGTACGCTATGTGAGAGCATTCTTAAGGTATTAGGCAGTTATGGCTGTACCGCAAGGCCGGAGACTATCAGTCTGAAAAAGAACAATAACAGTTCAAGTCCAAGTGAAGATATTGCCCGGCTTGCAGGAGTACGCTTTGTGAATATCTCCGAACCTAGCAGAGGACTTGTCCTAAATGCTGCACAGGTAAAAAGCATGACGGGTGGTGACACCATTAACGCAAGGTTTCTACATGAGAATTCCTTTGATTTTTCGCCAAAGTTTAAGCTGTATATCAACACCAATTATCTGCCCGTTATTACGGATATGACACTGTTTTCCAGTGGCAGAGTGGTAATCATCCCTTTTGAACGACACTTTGATGAAAGCGAGCAGGATAAAAACTTAAAACGTGAATTCGCCAAACCAAAGAATCAAAGTGCTATCCTCAACTGGCTAATTGAAGGCTATCAGCTGTTAAAGAAAGAAGGCTTGACTTTACCTGATTCCGTTAAGACAGCAACGGAGGCTTATAAACGTGACAGCGACAAAATAGCATTATTTTTCGAGGATGCCTTGGAGGAAAGTCCTAATAGTGAGGTGCGGACATCCGAAGTGTATGCCCGGTATCAGCGTTGGTGCAGTGCCAATGGATGTTATTCGGAGAATGCAAGAAACTTCAAACAAGCATTAACAGCTATCGCCCGTGTAGAACGGAAACGACCACGTTCTGGTGGTGGGATGACCACAATGCTTATCGGATATAAGCTGACAGAAGAAGAATTTTTTCTTATTTAA
- a CDS encoding helix-turn-helix domain-containing protein, producing the protein MAIHYNKLWKLLIDKNMKKKDLQRLSGVSSATITKLGRNENVNTEILQKICTALECDICDILEFVPDKIEKGKVNDNND; encoded by the coding sequence ATGGCAATACATTATAACAAGCTATGGAAGCTGCTAATTGATAAGAATATGAAAAAGAAAGATTTGCAACGCCTTTCCGGTGTTAGCTCGGCAACTATCACAAAGCTTGGCAGAAACGAAAATGTAAATACAGAAATACTTCAAAAAATATGCACAGCTTTAGAATGTGATATTTGTGATATTTTAGAGTTTGTACCTGATAAAATTGAGAAAGGCAAGGTGAATGATAACAATGATTAA
- a CDS encoding site-specific DNA-methyltransferase, with the protein MIKDIMNANDSATPNSREMAVLKENFPSCFRADGSFDIERFKEFLSDKIAVTGEGYELKFLGKNYARLLASIDTTTVVVPDEEHNSKPENMNSENIYISGDNLDGLKHLLKSYSGQVKCIYIDPPYNTGTDGFVYNDQFNFTVEELSEKLSISEEQAQRILDLTKRGSASHSAWLMFMYSRLLLARDLLTDDGVIFISIDDNECHNLKLLCDDVFGEENFIAEFPRITKRGGKSSEIIAKNHDYVLMYSKTNAPLLFPIAHNDSAFKHKDEFFEERGYYKLNQTLDYDSLQYSKSLDYPIEIDGEVFYPGSSLELYNERQSGIHDTADWAWRWSKAKFEFGYKNGFIVVKRSKNGSRLYTKTYQKATIEENDDGYYIEYGDRTKCLSTLETTDNMYSNDNATKDVALTIGKKIFNHTKPLALMTLLAKLSTQDSDIILDFFSGSAATAEAIMKLNCDENTRRKYIMVQLPEKCKETSSAYKNGYRTICDIGIDRIKKAATLLKEEYPDTTVDLGFKHYTLVEPEQNTLDKLEKFDPNENKLFANKDILSDFGKPTVLATWLVRDGYGLTADAEELNFAGYNGYYIGKHLYLIDPELSNKAIEAIVVKYETDGSFNPENVVLFGYSFTWTEMEALKINLKRLKDTEKNLRINFDIRY; encoded by the coding sequence ATGATTAAGGATATTATGAATGCCAATGATAGTGCAACACCGAACAGTCGAGAAATGGCTGTATTAAAAGAAAATTTCCCCTCATGTTTTAGGGCAGATGGATCCTTTGATATTGAGCGGTTTAAGGAATTTTTAAGTGATAAGATTGCTGTAACGGGAGAGGGTTATGAACTTAAGTTTTTGGGTAAAAACTATGCCCGATTGCTGGCTTCAATTGATACTACAACAGTTGTTGTGCCAGACGAGGAACATAACTCAAAACCTGAAAATATGAACAGTGAAAATATCTACATAAGTGGCGACAACCTTGATGGATTAAAGCATCTCTTGAAGTCCTATTCAGGTCAAGTTAAATGTATTTATATTGATCCTCCTTATAACACTGGAACAGATGGATTTGTGTATAATGACCAGTTCAATTTTACTGTGGAAGAGCTTTCGGAAAAACTAAGTATTAGCGAAGAACAGGCACAACGCATTTTAGACTTAACAAAGAGAGGTTCGGCATCGCATTCAGCATGGTTGATGTTTATGTACTCACGCCTCTTACTTGCTAGGGATTTACTTACAGATGATGGCGTAATCTTCATTAGTATTGATGATAATGAATGCCATAATTTAAAATTATTATGTGATGATGTTTTTGGCGAAGAAAATTTTATTGCTGAGTTTCCTAGAATAACTAAGCGTGGTGGAAAATCATCAGAAATAATTGCTAAAAATCATGATTATGTTCTTATGTATTCAAAAACGAATGCACCACTTCTGTTTCCAATAGCCCATAATGACAGTGCCTTTAAACACAAAGATGAGTTTTTTGAGGAACGAGGTTACTACAAATTAAATCAAACTCTTGACTATGATAGTTTACAATATAGTAAGAGTTTAGATTATCCAATTGAGATAGATGGAGAAGTATTTTATCCTGGTTCATCATTAGAATTATATAATGAACGACAATCTGGAATTCATGACACAGCTGACTGGGCGTGGCGCTGGAGTAAAGCAAAGTTTGAATTTGGATACAAAAATGGATTTATTGTTGTAAAGCGCAGTAAAAATGGTAGTAGGCTTTATACCAAAACTTATCAAAAAGCTACTATTGAAGAAAATGATGACGGATACTACATCGAATATGGTGATCGTACTAAGTGTTTATCGACCTTAGAGACGACAGATAATATGTATTCCAATGATAATGCAACAAAAGATGTTGCTTTAACTATTGGGAAAAAAATATTTAATCATACAAAGCCATTAGCACTAATGACTTTACTAGCAAAGCTTAGTACTCAGGATTCCGATATTATTTTGGATTTCTTTTCAGGTTCAGCCGCAACTGCAGAAGCTATTATGAAATTGAATTGCGATGAAAACACTCGAAGAAAATATATCATGGTGCAACTTCCTGAAAAATGTAAAGAAACAAGTTCAGCCTATAAAAATGGTTATAGGACTATATGCGATATTGGTATTGATCGCATAAAAAAAGCCGCTACTTTACTAAAGGAAGAATATCCAGATACAACAGTTGACCTAGGCTTTAAGCACTATACATTGGTTGAGCCTGAGCAAAACACTCTAGACAAACTTGAAAAGTTTGACCCTAACGAGAATAAATTATTTGCTAATAAAGACATTCTTAGTGATTTTGGAAAACCTACCGTCCTTGCAACGTGGCTTGTTAGAGATGGATATGGACTTACAGCAGATGCTGAGGAGTTAAATTTTGCTGGATACAATGGCTATTATATAGGAAAACATCTTTACCTAATTGACCCGGAATTGTCTAATAAGGCGATTGAAGCCATTGTAGTAAAATATGAAACTGACGGTAGCTTTAATCCTGAGAACGTGGTGTTATTTGGTTATAGTTTTACATGGACGGAAATGGAAGCTTTAAAAATTAATTTGAAACGGTTGAAGGATACAGAGAAAAACTTGCGTATCAACTTCGATATCCGTTATTGA